The following coding sequences are from one Shewanella eurypsychrophilus window:
- a CDS encoding YqcC family protein yields the protein MLYKETSRKLQNLEDELTRHSLWSKDCPSKEAMLDTTPFCCESMSFENWLQFIFIPKMKILIANKQALPSNISVAPMAHHVWNALVERHTLIIILDDLDKFLSEPR from the coding sequence GTGTTGTATAAAGAGACGAGTCGCAAGCTGCAAAATTTAGAGGATGAGTTAACACGTCACTCGCTATGGTCTAAAGATTGCCCTTCAAAAGAAGCAATGCTTGATACGACACCTTTCTGTTGCGAGTCTATGTCGTTCGAAAACTGGTTACAGTTTATTTTCATTCCTAAAATGAAGATCTTGATTGCTAATAAGCAAGCTTTACCAAGTAATATTTCGGTTGCCCCAATGGCTCATCATGTGTGGAATGCACTAGTTGAACGGCATACATTAATTATTATTCTCGATGATTTGGATAAATTTCTCAGTGAACCAAGATAA